A region from the Brachyspira hampsonii genome encodes:
- a CDS encoding ankyrin repeat domain-containing protein: protein MPNSFDNIIDAADYETYENIEYSNIPKKPTIFDYINHKNQLSDIIERINKYLDNNGDINAVNKNGNTLLMEAAAIGYYDLADYLVEKNADISMTNANGENALILSSHYPYIMNLLINNNADINIADNNGKTALHYACEYGDLYSVKLLIKKGADINKRDILGKTILMYAVENEHLLLIKYLVEDLKVDINEKDDWGQNAMFYATKIDTARYLIYNNMNYTDVNSIGLKPYEVMKYNGYINVSNYLQKLEKRR from the coding sequence ATGCCCAATTCATTTGATAATATAATAGATGCTGCAGATTATGAAACTTATGAAAATATAGAATATTCCAATATTCCAAAAAAGCCCACTATATTTGATTATATAAATCATAAAAATCAATTATCTGATATTATAGAAAGAATCAACAAATATTTGGATAATAACGGAGATATTAATGCTGTAAATAAAAACGGCAACACTCTGCTTATGGAGGCAGCAGCTATAGGATACTATGATTTAGCTGATTATTTAGTAGAAAAAAATGCTGATATATCTATGACAAATGCTAATGGAGAAAATGCTTTAATACTTTCTTCACATTACCCATATATAATGAATCTACTTATAAACAATAATGCTGATATAAATATTGCTGACAATAATGGAAAAACAGCACTTCATTATGCCTGCGAGTATGGGGATTTATATTCAGTAAAACTTCTAATAAAAAAAGGTGCTGATATTAATAAAAGAGATATATTGGGAAAAACTATTCTTATGTATGCTGTTGAAAATGAACATCTTTTATTAATAAAGTATTTAGTAGAAGATTTGAAAGTTGATATTAATGAAAAAGATGATTGGGGTCAGAATGCTATGTTTTATGCTACAAAAATAGATACAGCTAGATATCTTATTTATAACAATATGAATTATACAGATGTTAACTCAATAGGATTAAAGCCTTATGAAGTTATGAAATACAATGGCTATATAAATGTATCAAATTATCTGCAAAAGTTAGAAAAAAGAAGATAA
- a CDS encoding uracil-DNA glycosylase, translated as MNKIENYFLQHNKIKFSNVVFSQHNKKIILRNPKKAQQAVKKEEKDINKGMESMKEIKNEDLKKIYDEVEKCMKCETLCNSRLNVVFGRGDEEPDIVFVGEAPGADEDKQGLPFVGRGGKLLDKWIERLNINKEKYYIMNALKCRPPENRDPLPEEKANCRDFFVRQLQILNPKIICALGRHGFGNLIDFDLKTPFGKARNKVHYYNNNGKDVPVIATYHPAYILRNQKEEDKVIADLEFMLNELEKVRNK; from the coding sequence ATGAACAAAATAGAAAACTATTTTTTACAGCATAATAAAATAAAATTCTCAAATGTTGTATTCAGCCAGCACAATAAAAAAATAATATTAAGAAATCCCAAAAAAGCACAGCAAGCAGTAAAAAAAGAAGAAAAAGATATTAATAAAGGTATGGAATCAATGAAAGAAATAAAAAATGAAGATTTAAAAAAGATATATGATGAAGTGGAAAAATGTATGAAATGTGAGACATTATGCAATAGCCGATTAAATGTAGTATTCGGACGCGGTGATGAAGAGCCTGATATAGTATTTGTAGGAGAGGCACCGGGAGCAGATGAGGATAAACAAGGACTTCCATTTGTTGGTAGAGGAGGAAAACTTCTTGATAAATGGATTGAAAGACTTAATATAAATAAAGAAAAATACTATATAATGAATGCTCTGAAATGCCGTCCTCCTGAAAACAGAGATCCCTTGCCTGAAGAAAAAGCTAATTGCAGAGATTTTTTTGTGCGTCAATTACAGATACTTAATCCTAAAATAATATGTGCATTAGGCCGTCATGGATTCGGTAATTTAATAGATTTTGACTTAAAAACGCCTTTCGGAAAAGCTAGAAATAAAGTACATTACTACAATAATAATGGAAAAGATGTGCCTGTTATAGCTACTTATCACCCTGCTTATATTTTAAGGAATCAAAAAGAGGAAGATAAAGTCATAGCAGATTTGGAGTTCATGCTTAACGAACTTGAAAAAGTTAGAAATAAATAA
- a CDS encoding Rpn family recombination-promoting nuclease/putative transposase, which yields MKDLEKLKQILNETVTIDNLNRTNDYFIRYLFSHKGNENIALNFINSVFKDLGFETFKKIEILNPFNIAENYDEKESIAPKVDSRLDIKATTETDITVLIEIQARGNEDFIKRALYYWAYNYSSSLNKGAFYDELKPTVSINITNFILTDEDKVHSCYVLKELNNNKILIDHCQLHFVELPKFNFKDINKKIENLDNIHKEFISWVKFFKGEDMSNLIKENTIFEEVEKKCCTFINNTPVMDKYKKREVDTYFFDKSLELDLKKAKEEGIEQGEKNKAISMAKNMKARDMDLNLISELTGLSIEEIKKL from the coding sequence ATGAAAGATTTAGAAAAATTAAAGCAAATATTAAATGAAACAGTTACAATAGATAATTTAAATAGAACTAATGACTACTTTATACGCTATTTATTTTCACATAAAGGTAATGAAAACATAGCATTAAATTTCATTAATTCTGTATTTAAAGATTTAGGCTTTGAAACTTTTAAGAAAATAGAAATATTAAACCCATTTAACATAGCAGAAAATTACGATGAAAAAGAATCTATAGCACCGAAGGTGGACAGTCGTCTTGATATAAAAGCAACTACAGAAACAGATATAACTGTTTTAATAGAAATTCAAGCTAGAGGAAATGAAGATTTTATAAAAAGAGCTTTATATTATTGGGCTTATAATTACAGCAGTAGTTTAAACAAAGGGGCTTTTTATGATGAACTAAAACCAACTGTAAGTATTAATATTACAAATTTTATTTTAACAGATGAAGATAAAGTTCATAGCTGCTATGTTTTAAAAGAATTAAATAATAATAAAATTCTCATAGACCATTGTCAATTACATTTTGTAGAGCTTCCAAAATTCAATTTTAAAGATATTAATAAAAAAATAGAAAATCTTGATAATATACATAAAGAATTCATTTCTTGGGTAAAATTCTTTAAAGGAGAAGATATGTCAAATTTAATAAAAGAAAATACTATATTTGAAGAAGTCGAAAAAAAATGCTGTACTTTTATAAATAACACTCCTGTAATGGATAAATATAAAAAACGTGAAGTAGATACATATTTCTTTGACAAAAGTCTAGAATTGGATTTAAAGAAAGCTAAAGAAGAAGGAATAGAACAAGGCGAAAAAAATAAAGCAATATCTATGGCTAAAAATATGAAAGCTAGAGATATGGATTTAAATCTCATCAGTGAATTAACAGGCTTAAGTATAGAAGAAATAAAAAAATTATAA
- a CDS encoding ankyrin repeat domain-containing protein, whose amino-acid sequence MKKVFIILFLFNILLYSKTLDKSLFSAVENNNIKKVKSYLEQGANCNALDSYNRTALINASVRGYDDIAKLLIEEGTDVNIQDKAGATALMYTARNTNYEMAEVLLENGADVNIRDIGGETALYYSIQHNSSGQKNERENAIKILNLLIKYGADINTKNDEGASLLDVSYRISESFDKNKEMFKILVENGFDLESRIKADRSDYDYTPLMIAVYKKDYDMVKYLLDKGANPNTANNENKTALMIAIANDNFDISKLLIQQGANINTKDEYGYTALMRAAMIGSYEMVKFLLENGANINTKDNDGNTVLYYNIRYDHYGKEEMLENAKKIFNLLIKYGADVNTKDNYGASLLNAAYSLEGLTPNREMFKVLVENGFDLESRIKAGEDYPAGYDYTPLMIAALRNDYDMVKFLVEKGADVNAKTHSEYRSVVTPLLLSLDNENSSVAEYLINNGADINVTNEDGETPLMYASKLHNIKVVELLIQKGADINAFNNYGNTALIYGVNNLETVKLLVENGADVNFYKGGSTALISACEYSHERNIDVIKYLVSKNANINAQDNEGDTALNKTLDTSDEGSIDILDFEIANFLIEQGADVNIKNKREYTPLIYLGMGEGNFNNKSFQEYRIKLAEVLLEKGADINAQDYNGYTSLIWACASSGSRFAEPYVKFLVEKGADVNIEDNHGDTALDRAEYFKLRKITGILKKAQRNRN is encoded by the coding sequence ATGAAAAAAGTATTTATTATATTATTCTTATTTAATATTCTTTTGTATTCTAAAACTTTAGATAAATCGTTATTTTCCGCCGTAGAAAATAATAATATAAAAAAAGTTAAATCATATTTAGAGCAAGGTGCAAACTGTAATGCATTAGATTCTTATAATAGAACGGCTTTAATAAATGCTTCTGTAAGAGGATATGATGATATAGCAAAATTACTTATAGAAGAAGGTACTGATGTCAATATTCAAGATAAAGCAGGTGCTACGGCATTAATGTATACTGCTAGAAATACAAATTATGAAATGGCTGAAGTTTTATTAGAAAATGGTGCTGATGTAAACATTAGAGATATAGGAGGAGAAACTGCATTATATTATAGTATTCAGCATAATAGTAGCGGACAAAAAAATGAAAGAGAAAATGCTATAAAAATACTTAATTTATTAATAAAATACGGTGCTGATATAAATACCAAAAACGATGAAGGAGCATCTCTTCTTGATGTATCCTATAGAATTTCAGAATCTTTTGATAAAAATAAAGAAATGTTTAAAATATTAGTTGAAAATGGTTTTGATTTAGAGTCAAGAATAAAGGCGGATAGATCTGATTATGATTATACTCCTTTAATGATTGCTGTTTATAAAAAAGATTATGATATGGTTAAATATTTGCTTGATAAAGGTGCCAATCCTAATACAGCAAATAATGAAAACAAAACAGCTTTAATGATTGCTATTGCTAATGATAATTTTGATATTTCAAAATTACTTATACAACAAGGTGCCAATATAAACACAAAAGATGAATATGGTTATACAGCATTAATGAGAGCTGCTATGATAGGAAGCTATGAAATGGTTAAATTTTTATTAGAAAATGGTGCCAATATAAATACTAAAGATAATGATGGAAACACTGTATTATATTATAATATTCGCTATGATCATTATGGAAAAGAAGAAATGCTAGAAAATGCTAAAAAAATATTTAATTTATTAATAAAATATGGTGCTGATGTAAATACTAAAGACAATTATGGAGCATCACTTCTTAATGCAGCTTATAGTTTAGAAGGATTGACACCAAATAGAGAAATGTTTAAAGTATTAGTAGAAAATGGTTTTGACTTAGAATCAAGAATAAAGGCTGGGGAGGATTATCCTGCTGGTTATGATTATACTCCTTTAATGATAGCAGCTTTAAGAAATGACTATGATATGGTTAAATTTTTAGTTGAAAAAGGTGCCGATGTAAATGCCAAAACACATTCTGAATATAGATCAGTAGTAACTCCCCTATTACTCTCATTAGATAATGAAAATTCATCTGTTGCAGAATATTTAATAAATAATGGTGCTGATATAAATGTAACAAATGAGGATGGAGAGACACCTTTAATGTATGCTTCCAAACTTCATAATATAAAAGTGGTAGAACTTCTAATACAAAAAGGTGCTGATATAAATGCTTTCAATAATTATGGAAATACAGCCTTAATATATGGTGTAAATAATTTAGAAACAGTAAAATTATTAGTGGAAAATGGTGCTGATGTAAACTTTTATAAAGGAGGAAGTACTGCTTTAATATCAGCATGTGAGTATAGTCATGAAAGAAATATAGATGTAATAAAATATTTAGTTTCAAAAAATGCCAATATAAATGCCCAAGATAATGAAGGAGACACAGCTTTAAATAAAACTCTTGATACTTCAGATGAAGGCAGTATTGATATATTAGACTTTGAAATAGCTAATTTTTTAATAGAGCAAGGTGCTGATGTAAACATAAAGAATAAACGAGAATATACTCCTTTGATATATCTTGGTATGGGTGAAGGTAATTTTAATAATAAAAGTTTTCAGGAATATCGTATAAAATTAGCTGAAGTTTTATTAGAAAAAGGTGCAGATATTAATGCTCAAGATTATAATGGATACACTTCTTTAATTTGGGCTTGTGCATCATCAGGATCAAGGTTTGCTGAACCATATGTTAAATTTCTAGTAGAAAAAGGAGCCGATGTAAATATAGAAGATAACCATGGAGATACTGCTTTAGATAGGGCAGAGTATTTTAAACTTAGAAAAATTACAGGTATTCTAAAAAAAGCTCAAAGAAATAGAAACTAA